The sequence ACCCAAACGTCAAAGCAAAacgctaccaaccttgtgcgTTCTTGTATCGATTTCGGAGTCAAGATTATGGAGTTGATGCCCTGTTTATGcactgaaatcacagcataacaagcaaggaatcatcagctaaaaATTTAGCAACTTCTTagtccaagaacaatagcaaatcacttcaaatcatgagttcgacggcatatcggtataactcggcgattccgaacacatCTATAACATTTCTAACATGCATATCAGTTGTTGAAGCTTCGAAACCaatatatcagcaggtataaaagtcgaatcatagctgggaaatcataagaacatgatacaacaatcaatcctcaacccaacttcaatattacaaggtatagaagctcatcaacacCATTCCATATACAAATCTGATGTCTGTCAATTTCGAATTCCCAAACCctgatgaactaagagaaaacttacatccaGTCGAAGGTctcattgcaaggattccagaacatctttcggaatcgaaatcggatatccggagctcaagatatctcaatttgaGGATGAAGAATGAACTTGGTTTCTTTGCTCTTGCACTCTCGTTTTCTTCCTCTGATTTTCTGATGGAAGTTGATGAATCACACGTGAATAAGCTTaggaataacaagtgtccagctcaaaataaggatttttcaCTTTGGCCCATCAAGTtatcaataattgcaattcagtcctcaatttcttatttcattcaatttcaatcctaaataatttaagaatattagaatttaaatcaaaactccaattattcccaaattaaatattctcggatcaaaattaaataatttcggacattacaattctcccccactaagactcgatttcgtcctcgaaatctcaagtagtaTCAACAGATCATATAATAGGAAGAACAGAAAgactaaaggagactcacatcattgaaacatctctggaaatctttgtcgcatatctgattctgtctcccaagtagcttcttcaataccatgacgactccactgaactttcacaagcggaatagtcttcgttcgaagttgcttctccttacgatcaagaatctgaattggcttttcaaaataactcaaagtctcgtcgagttcagcctcatcagattgaagcacatgagattcatcagcaagatattttcgaagcatcgatacatgaaagacatcatgtattccagataaagatggaggaagagctgaaggttgtgactgtctcggaggctgagcaaCATACGAAGCTCTtcgctgttgtatcaaaccagcttccgctcctttggcactgttcaaggcatcagcaaaattattcggtcgccttgtgtttaccaatgtaaaaacatcaggattcagtccattaatgaactgatcagctatagcctcgtcactatctgcaacatgtggagcaaaacgtagcaatgtcgtgaattttgcaacatagtcttcaatattttttagtttCCCTGCCTCAGAttagcaaattcggcacccttgtctttacgataagacaccggaaagaagcgttggtagaactcgattttgaagacattccaagtTAGTACAGTTCCTCTACACTCCAGAGCTTTCTTAGTcgtgaaccaccagcttttcgcaacctcatgcaactgatgtccaatgagtctgactctccgctcatcaccgtaatcaagtgaatcaaatagcatctccatatcatcaagccatccttcacattcaactgcattctCGGTACCTTTCAGggttggcggcttgtaggattgaaatcttttcagtaGTGTTTCCATTGGAGTTGCAGTCATATCGGTCATGTCTCTCAAAGTACTTCCCTGTTCGTTACTCGGGACTGTAGCTTGAGGCACAATTGGTGTTACCactgtcggtggagtatgaactgtctgttctgATATAAGAGTAGGAACCTgtggtctaagaggaggtcgtcctggtcttcgagacatatctgattatcaaaatggttaggataccaaatcatcaaatttatctcagtcctcctctgatcatcttacctctgatcaagactcggttctgattcaatcttaaataaataatcacagtCTTCagataaaacatgcttccaattaattcagataatcaggtagcatgtcataaaTCATCAGAATACATGCCTCTATCGattcagatattccagtaagcatgcatcttaatcatcgtaatcatactttcaaataaaataaatacaacatcttgtaataaatacttgaaagtaaatcatgctagcatttacaacatgtaattcaatcatgtaattaaatcatagcatgaatccataaataagtaaggcagaagactcgatctaccccactcacagtctatctaagtccagaattttctttctctgataccacctgttgtgacgacccgagttctaatctctcaataatcaaatcatcaaaaagaatagataagaatcaatgtctaaacaaaataaacaaaaataagagaaaacttacatcaagtcgaaggtctcgttgcaaggattccagaacatctttcggaatcgaaatcggatatccggagctcaagatatctcaatttgaagatgaagaatgaacTTGGTTTCTTTGCTCTTGCACTCTCGTTTTATTCCTCTGATTTTCTGATAGAAGTTGATGAATCACACGTGAATAAGCTTaggaataacaagtgtccagctcaaaataaggattttgcactttggcccctcaagttatcaataattgcaattcagttctCAATTTCTtatatttcattcaatttcaatcctaaataatttaagaatattagaatttaaatcaaaactccaaatattctcaaattaaatattctcggatcaaaattaaataattttgagcATTACAATTTAACAAAATGATTCTTGTATAATCCTCATCCCAATTTTGAACAGtaggtttttaaatttttattggaCGGTATCAGATCTCATGAGAGTCACACGGAGAAAATAGGCCGACATGAGTTATGTTTttacttgtataattattttttcattaatattttttacgGGTTAGATTAATTAGATTATTcgtttcacaaaattaatcAATACGATATATTGacaagagtttttttttaaaaaaaaaaatgaaatctaatattttcaattttaacATTTGTCTGATCTTTACGTTTTCTTGAAGGCCATTTcgattattatttttcaaaagtcGCATCTCACAAATAATATTTGTTGAAGGTCATTTTTGAAACTATATTCTTATTTTGTTACTAATTTAATAATCttaaaaattattgaatctATTTTTTTAACGAAATTTCTtaactttaaaaaatataaaagaatcGAACTATATTAAAATGAATACTGTTTTGTTTTGGGCGAGGCCTGATAGACTGATAGTTACTGGTACGTGTACTGGGCTGAGAAAACTTCGGTTGTATTTGGGCTGGGCCTTACGTTTGAACACCGAAGCAGTATTTGGGCCGATTGGTCTGTAGACATTATTCCATACTTCCATGCTAGGGCTATGATTTTTCATCGTATATATATCTATGAAAATATACAAAATCTGCGTTCATTTCATTTTAGCTCACGCGACGCCGATTCTCTTGGTGTAGATCTCTTGAGCCTTCTGCCGCAGGTGAGTGTTATAGCTGGATATTTGTCTATATAGTGCCTTCGGATAAAAATGGATTTTGCTCCTTTTTTTGGGATTTGTTGTTGGTAGAAAGTTGATTTCCTTTCTGCCATGTTTGTTTGATTGCAGGTGTAGATCGAAGCATCAGTAAGATAAAATGTCTGGGTACGTGTATGGGCTatttaaatatgaaaatttaattgAATATTTTGTATTTGTGGTAATCAGTTCTTGGATACATAATTGTTCGAGAGGGTGTCAGCATGACAATTATTTCGTTTATAATCGTAATTTAGTATgacaaattttgattttgtttggtatttcttcttttcttttcaattaGTTTAACTGGGTATGATGGTAGAATTAAAGTTTTAACCTTTGTATGTGTTACTAGTGTTAAAAACCTTAAAAGGGCCTTATGATCTCTTCGATCCACCTCGCCCCTGTAATCCGTGAAGTTTGATTCAGTTGCTACTTAAAGTTAAACCCTATACCGCCATTCACTCATAAAATGATTAGAATGTAGAATTTTGTAATTAATAGCATGCTTGTGCATATGGTTAACTGCTTGGACTTTGGAGTGTGGATTGTCAGAATGGATGGTTAAAGAAATTTCGGCTCAAAATTGGTGTTTGGTGTCTCGAAGTAATCTTGTTTTATTAGGAAGTGCATCTTTACTTGCAGAGTCTGAACTTTCGTTGATATAATTGTTTGCTCTTACAGAGAAGAGCCTGTTGTTGTGGAGACACCTGCACCAGTTCTTGGTGAGCCCATGGACATAATGACAGCGTTGCAACTCGTGCTTAGAAAGTCACAGGCTCATGGGGGTCTTACTCGTGGCCTTCATGAAGGTGCCAAAGCAATCGAGAAGCACGCTGCCCAGCTTTGTGTATTGGCTGAAGACTGCAACCAACCAGACTACATCAAGTTGGTGAAGGCATTGTGCGCCGACCATAACGTCAACCTGATAACTGTTCCAAGTGCCAAGTCTCTTGGTGAATGGGCTGGTGTAAGTATAATTTGCTtcatttttatcttttattatcaTTGGTTCTCTGTGACAATGGTGATGACGGATGATCTCGAGCCAATTGTCTGTTTGTTTCTCATGGAGCACATGTGATAGTACTTGATTCCAGTGTTGATTGTCACTTTTGCAGTTGTGCAAGATTGATTCGGAAGGAAAGGCGAGGAAAGTTGTCGGGGCCTCTTGTGTTGTTGTGAAGGTAGTATGTCCAAACCTATGGTTTCATACTTTTTCAAGGGGGGTTCTCCCTAATGTAGGTCTCGATTGTTCATTTTTTTTCCCACGTAGGATTTTGGCGAGGAAAGTGAAGGCCTCCACATCGTTCAAGAGTATGTCAAGTCTCACTGAATGATCATCAGTGAAGATAAATTCCCTAACATGTGTTGAGGATTTTGATCGTGGAAGCCCCATTTATCTGTTCGATATGTTCCCTGGAAAATTTTTGATTGGCTGTTTATGATTCCGCGAGTTACAGAATTTTTCCCTGTGGTTTTTTAGTTTGATGTTATTCTGGTTTAATGTTTTTTGAAATTCTCGTTTTAATATCTGTATGAACATGGTAATTGATATCTTTTCCTTGATAAAGAAACCTCTGAAACTGCAAGTGCATTGCATGGTCTCTGCGGAAAATGTTATAGTTGTTTCTATGAAACAATAACTAAGCACACCATCGATTAAAACTCGTCTCATTTCTTGTTGTAATCGTGTTCATCCAAATAATAGTAACTAAATACGTAGCAATATCCTTTGATATGTTTGATAAAATAGAGGATCATTAATGTCCTTAATGGCTCGTGATAAAATGCTTAGTGGCTTCATTTTATTACCTTGTGTGCCATTCGTGGCCTTGGGTAGCAATTCAGCTATCATTCTTATACCAACAACTTGGTTTGGCGTCATGGTATGAATTTTGGGTTCCAAACTAAAAATGGTTATGGTATTTTCATTTAACCGAATGCAGTAGAATCGAATTCTTGAATATTAATCAAGTCGAGCTTTatttaagtaatatttttatggTTAATGATATCATTCGAGCATAAATGAGCTTAAAATTATTGATACAAGTttagatatttattatatttaattaatttaataaaaagtaAATTATATAGTTggagaaaaaataaatttttaaatttgtaattttattcttattataaattataaataaatttataaatttttctatATTTTTATAAGTGAACGTATGAAATCTATAAAATAATTatcaaaactattttttttattgtcaaGATAGTGCTAGATAACATCTAACTAACCGAGTTGATTTATATCTTAGGGAAGATGTTCAGTAGTTTGATTCGGTTATCTTAATGAGTCTCATCAAACGAGCTTTTAtgtaattgaattttgaatagAGCACGGACGATTTGAttcatttacattttttttttactaacaaATCTCTTTCCATCCTACCTCTTGTTTTCTGTCACTTCAATTTCAAAAGGTGATTCTATCAATTTAATTCCAAATTTGATAACTTTAAATACAATTgaagaaaaaatttattatattttgtacGGATTACACGTGTTGCAACTTGCATGTGCCACGACtcgctaatatatatatatatatatatatatatatatatatatatataatattgataGCCATCGATCGATGCTGGACGATTTTTGGTAGTCTATATTATTAATCCGTGTATAATTCATCTTATTAAATCTCACGTTCTTCTCTTTATATTACTtattcatctattaattatttatattacatcaatcaaatcactaattatttatcttacatcaatcaaatcatttaatttaaatttctatattatcccttataaataatattattcatattttatttattgttaaaaagacaaaatgaTAACTTATCATTTTtacataaaatttaatcaatcaaatcaaataaactacaattcattaatcaaatcaaataatatattcattatcattatttatttattaatttattatattatattacttaattatttatgtattatttatctcatcgTAGCTATCAAACAATACCTAAGAGAGAGATGAAAGAATAAGAAAAACTCTGGCCGTGTATGTATACTTTAGATTACACATAGGTTTACATTTTACATGATAATCACAAAAATTACCattaaattcttttttttagattttaattATCGATGACTCttgaaaggaaaaaaataaaaataaaaatgacatCTATGTCAATCCAAATATATGTCTAGCATGACTCATGAAATAATTGTCTCGTCAAGGGTTGCCTTGGAGAATCATGGAGGTGAACTACATTTTGATACAAGGAAGACGAAAACAAAACCAATCGTAACATCTCCCATAACAATGTAGACCATTGGATTATGGAGGCCGGAGGgtattattattgttagcatGAACTCAACCTAATAATATCGAttcctcttttttttctttttttttctttttttttaatattgggGGTTGGTGGATTTACAAGATTTTGAACTCAAGACCTCTCCCAATTGTTAGAGATTGGTGCCATTAGGCTAACAAGCCTTGGGCAATAATCTCGATTCTGAGTGCATTGAGTTTGGCTGATGACCAGGATTTAAACCAAACCATATCAACTGGTCCATCCCAATTAAAAGACGTTCATGAGGTTGGCTAAGGATGGGGATTTAAACCAAACCATTTCACCCGCAAGTGTGCATGTTTCTTTTGGTTTGGATTTTATTTAGGATAATTAAACTCGTTCTTTTTAAGAATCTTCTTAAGAGGTGTGGCTAGAATTCTATGTTGTACATAAATTAATGTAGTCCTCGTATTGTGACTAGAAAAGTAGTACTCATGGTTGGTGAGACTTTGAAACATGAAATGCTGACTCCGATCCATAGCGATTTGCATATTTTAGTGGGTTTATTTAGAGGTGGCATACGGTACCAAAATATCGAATTATTAGGATATTGCACcgaatttttttcgatatacagacatttattcggtataccaaatttttttttcggtattTGTATGATatcagtatgaattttttttcatatcaaaattttgatatcggtaccggtatgaattttttcatacCGATATTTTTGGTACGATATACCAAAAATTCATCCCTAAGCTTATGTACTATTTCTTGTATGACCACACGTCAAATTTGATGTCCATGATTCCAACATTTCAAGTAAATTTCGAAGAATTGTATCATATAtatgttaattgatttaatttcatTAATATTCATATTGTTAGGTACAACAAATTATGCATTGTCGTATTTCGATATGGCATCCTCCCTTCATTCTACGATAGAATGGATGTCTTAATCTTATTaatcacgcacacacacactgATTTGGAACTCCCGAGGGATTAATGATTGAGAGATCCTAGTAAATATTAtcgttataatatatatatttttatgttcaATTTGTCCTGCAATAAAATTGGAAGTTTGGCTTTGCACATTCTTATAATCTTATCCATATTTTAAGGGACGTTATTCTTATCGAATGAGTAGAGGGAAAACAAACATTCCGCATGATTGGAAGTAGCCGTGGATTCGAGTACCAATAAGAATATTGGATAATCATACCTTTTTTTTAATCATCATATCTCACGAATCAAACGATTTTAATTTGCTCGCCATAAATTTCATAACAGTCAATAAAGGCTTCTGAGTATGTTTACACGAGATTGTCCGTTATGTTAATTGGCAACTTGCGTGAGCTTATTATATGCAAGTATCGAAGAAGACAAATACGCTCATGTaataaattgataaattatatacTTTCGTTTTGTGGTGAAAgaattcattcaaaactcaattaTCCATTAAATGATTTTCTACTTTGTCCTTcagaatttatatttaaatgtaacTAAATTCTGACGATTAAAGTTGGGGTCGTCATGAAACGTATGACGATAAACACCACAAATTCAAATATCAA comes from Henckelia pumila isolate YLH828 chromosome 4, ASM3356847v2, whole genome shotgun sequence and encodes:
- the LOC140865547 gene encoding small ribosomal subunit protein eS12-like, whose amino-acid sequence is MSGEEPVVVETPAPVLGEPMDIMTALQLVLRKSQAHGGLTRGLHEGAKAIEKHAAQLCVLAEDCNQPDYIKLVKALCADHNVNLITVPSAKSLGEWAGLCKIDSEGKARKVVGASCVVVKDFGEESEGLHIVQEYVKSH